The Lactobacillus acidophilus DNA segment ACTCAGAAATTAAACCACGAGCAATAGATAATCTTTGTTTTTGTCCACCCGAAAAGTTAGCGGATCGTTCTTCTACTTCATGTTCAAACGAATCATTATAGCGGTTAATGAATTCTGAAGCCTGTGCCATATTAGCTGCTCTTTGCAATTCATGAAGTTTAGCTTGTTCCTTACCTTGACGTAAGTTAGAAGCAATTGTTCCTGAAAATAAAATTGCACGTTGCAAAACAAAAGAAATAGTATTACGCAAGGCAGTCTCAGTTATATCTTTAATATTTTTTCCGCCAATTTTAATTTCACCTTTAGTTGGATCATATAGTCTAGCAATTAATTGAGCCAAAGTAGATTTACCTGATCCCGTTGCCCCAACAATACCAACCATTTGTCCAGGTTTTACTTTAAAAGAAATATCCTTAAGAGTTTCGTCATTACCATCAGGATAAGTAAATGAAACATGATCAAATTCCACACTACCCTTTAGTGGCTTAGTTGAGCCATTTTTAACAAATTTAACGTCTGGCTCTGTATCCAAAACTTCTTTAATACGACCAAGTGAAATATTACCTCTGGCAAATTGCATCATAGTCATACCAGCGATCATAATTGTCCAAAGAAGGGTCAATATATAATTAACAAATGGACTAACAACTGCAACATCGGTAGGATGTTGACTAATGCTGCGACCGATTAAATAAACAACTAAGGTAATAACTAAGTATGCAATTAATTGGAAGGCTGGCATGATTGCTGAAAACCAATAACCGATTATAATATTGTAGTTATTTAATCTATCTGAAGTTTTATCAAATTTTTTAATCTCTTGTGGTCCTTGATTAAATGATTTAACTACTCGAACACCTTGCAAAGTTTCTTGGGCTTGACCTGAAATTTTGCCCATTGTTTGTTGAAATTTTTCAAACAAGCTATTCATTTGTTTTAATACATACGTACCAAAACCCATGATTAAGATAACCATCACAACGGTTGCCCACCAAAAGCGCGGAATGATCACAATACAAAAAATAAACGAACCAACAATTAAAATCGGCATTCTAAGTAATTGCATAAAAAGCTGCATGATCATATTCATGATCTGGTTCATATCGTTAATTAAACGTGTAGTTAATGAACCGGCCGAAAATTTTTCAATATTACCAAAAGAAAAACTTTGGATCTTAGCATAAGTATCTTCACGCAAATCACTCGTTACACCTTGCGCTATTCTTGCTGCATAATAAACATTAAAAATCCCAGCAATGATCGCAATTATTCCTAAAATAATTAGAACAATTCCATCTCTAATTACAGATTGTCTTTGGTCAGCCATAATTGCTCGTTGAATATTTTCAAGTAGCCTTGGCTGATATAATGTAGCAAAAGCTGAAACTATAATTGCAATCATTGCTGCAAAAACGTCTTTTTTATAGCGTTTGAAATATGGTGTTAAAATCTTAAAAGTTTGCATTAATTACTCCTTTCTTCATTTAATAAAAAATGCCAAAATGTGTTACTCCATTCCTCATTTAAAGCAGTTAATTGCTTCATTTTTTCTTTACCCATTTTCTGAGCTGTCTTCTCTTCAATTTCAAATAAAGATTGCAACTTCTTATGAGCAAATTTTCTTCCATCTGCGGTTAATTCACAAAAGCGTACTCGTTTATCTTCTGGATCAACCGTCATCGTCAAATAACCTGCCGCACTTAATTGCTTTATTCCCTTGTTAATTGATTGCTTAGGCAAATCTGTCATATCTACTAACTGCTTTTGAGTTAACCTTTTACGAATTGTTAACTCATATAAAATCATCGTTAAGTAGCTAGTCATACCATGAGTTTGATCCCAATAATTATAGGCACGACCGCCATGAACGATTGCCAGATTTAATTTTTCTGTATCGTTAATTTTCATTCCATCACCTTGCAATTAGTCTCCTTATGTACTAATCGCTATATTAGTACATACAGGGACCATTGTCAAACCTTATCCTGAAAAATGTTATTATTAATATAGTTATAATTTTTAAACTCGCTAAATTAAGGTTTTTATTTTCGTAAGAACTATCTGTTATAATGAAAAAATCAATATTAAAGATAAGGTGGAGGTATATGCGCAAAAAATATTTTTTATCTACTTTCTTAATAGCTTTGCTTGCTATCACACTATCTGCATGTGGCCAAAACAAAAATCAAAGCATTTATCAAACGGTTAAAGAAACCAAATCAATTACCTGGGGAGTCAAAGCAGATACACCATTATTTGGCTCAATGAGTATTAAAGACGGCAAGGTTCGCGGTTTTGAAATCGATCTTGCCGAAGCATTAACTCATAAAATACTTGGAAAGCAAGCTAAAGCTAACTTTGTTACTACAACTGCTAACACTAAAATTCAATTATTAAAAAATAGAAACGTCGATGCGGTTATTGCCGCAATGACAATTACACCAGAACGTAAAAAACAGGTTGAGTTCAGTAAGCCTTATTTTCCTGCTGGACAATCAATTATGGTTGCTAAAAATAGCAAAATAAATAATGTTAAAGATCTTAATAATAAACGGGTGCTTATTGTTAAAGGGACCACTTCTGCAGATGCAGTACGTAAATTTGCCCCCAAAGCTGAAATTTTGCAATTCGATGATTATGGTCAAGCCTTTGCAGCTTTAAAGGCTGATCAAGGGGATGCATTTGTAACCGATAATGGTATCTTAGCTGGTATTTTGCGTGATAATTCTGGTTACAAAATAGCCGGTGGTACTTTCACTAACCAACCATATGGTATCGCTGTTAATAAAGGACAAAACGAGATGATGGAGCACATCAATTTGGCCTTAACTCAATTAGAAAAAGATGGCACCTATAATCGTTTAGTCGAAAAATGGTTTGGTAATATTCCTGGATTTAATGTAAAAGAAATTGAGAAGTATTAAAAAAGTCTAGAAATTAAGTCACATTAAGACTTATTTTCTAGACTTTTTGTTTATCATCTAGTATCTATTTTTGTGCGTTATAAAACGCCTTCCAGATTTCTTCCATCTTAGCTAATCTATGCCAATCACCATGTTGACACATTTCATACAATTCAAAAGCGGAATTATATGCAGTTGGTTCATTTTCATGCTTTCCTAAATAAGCTCCTACTATATTTATCAACATAAAACGAAATCTTTCAATCTCATTTCTATTGAAATAAGTTTCATAATATTTAGCAACTAAGCGATTTATTCGCTGATAAGAAGCTCGCTGTAAAGTAGCTGGATTTCTTCGATAATTATAAAGGGCAAATGTTGGAATTCCTGTCGCCTTACTCAACGTTGTAATCCTAACATCCCTATCGGATAACAATTGCTCACATCTTTGAATATCAGTTAAAACATGTGGCTCATTCAGCATTTTGGGCATTGGAATTGATTTATCCAATTCTGAAATGACATTATTCGCCGCTTTTTTCATCGTAGCAATAGCTGTATTTTCAGAAATATTTTTCCCATTCATTTTCCCCACAACAAAGGTATGATCTGTCACTTCATATACCTTAGTTGTTGGATTAAGATTATCTCCAACTACGCCTCCAAATGTTACTTTATCATCAGTCACGTTGGCATAATTAAAGAATATCCCTTCTTTACCCCCATTCATCGGTGAAAAAGGTAGATTATCAGTAGTAAAAACTTGGACATAAACTGAATAACTTTCCTTTTCATGATCGATAAACATTTTTACTTCACGATCTTGAACAAAATCTTCAAAAATAATGCTTTGATCTCTCACCTTAAGTCCCCTTTCAACTAGTCCTTATAATACTATAGCAAACCTATTATCGCCGTTATTATAACAAAAAAAGTTAGCTTAATTGGCTAACTTTTTTCTTAATTATAAATCTTTTCCACTTGTTCTTGAATACTACTTTTATCCAAAAATTCATCATAGGTTGTGTCTTGTCGACTAACAATTCCCCTAGGACCTACTTCAATAATATGGTTAGCAATAGTTTGAATAAATTCATGGTCATGAGAAGTGAATAAAATGGAGCCTGGGTGGGAGACCAATGCATCATTTAATGCGGTGATTGATTCCAAATCAAGGTGATTAGTTGGATCATCCATAATCAATACATTAGCAGGTTCAAGCATCATACGAGATAACTGACAACGAACCTTTTCCCCACCGGAAAGAACTTTAATCTTCTTTTCAATTTCTTCACCGCTAAAGAGCATTCTACCTAAAAATCCTCTAAGGAAGGTATTGTCATCTTGTTCCTTAGTAGCATATTGTCTTAACCAATCTAAGATAGTTAAATCATCATTATTGAAGTTAGCATTTAAATCACGTGACATGTAGTTAAAGGCAGTAGTTTGACCCCATGTAACACTACCTGTATCGGGCTCAATCTTACCGGCAATGATATCAAGCAAAGCAGTCGCAGCTAAAGAGTTGCGTGACAAAAACGCTACCTTATCTCCTGGACGAACGATAAATGAAACATTGTCCAAAATCTTTTCGCCGTCAACTGAATAAGAAACGTTTTCCACTTTAACCAAGTCGTTACCAAGATCACGGTGCATTTCAAATTTTACAAATGGATACTTACGAGAAGATGGTTTAATATCGTCTAAAGTAATCTTATCCAGTTGCTTCTTACGTGAAGTAGCTTGACGTGATTTAGAAGCATTAGCTGAAAAACGAGCAATAAATTCTTGTAATTGCTTAATCTTTTCTTCCTTCTTAGCATTTTGGTTAGCTGCAAGTTCATTAGCCAGCTTACTTGATTCATACCAGAAATCGTAATTACCAACATAAAGTTGAATCTTGCCACGATCGACATCACACATTTCCGTACATACTTGATTTAAGAAGTGACGGTCGTGGGAAACAACGATCACAATGTTAGGATAATCAGCCAAAAAGTTTTCAAGCCACTCAACAGTGTGCACATCAAGACCGTTAGTTGGTTCGTCAAGTAAAAGAATATCGGGGTTGCCAAATAATGCTTGTGCAAGAAGCACTTTAACCTTTTCAGATTCTGGCAATTCTTTCATAAGTACTTGATGTTCATCTTCAGGAATACCTAAAGATTGGAGCAGCTTCGAAGCATCGGCTTCGGCATTCCAACCATCAAGTTCGGCAAATTTACTTTCCAGTTCCGCTGCTTTTACACCATCTTCATCACCAAAATCAGGCTTTGCGTAAAGAGCATCTTTTTCCTTCATTACCTGGTAAAGTTCTTTATGCCCTTGAATTACGGTGTCCATAACAGTGAAATCATCAAAAGCAAAGTGATCCTGATTCAAGCTAGACATACGTTCATTAGGATCGATACTAATTGAACCAGTTGTTGGATCAAGCTTACCTTCTAATAATTTAAGAAAAGTTGACTTGCCGGCACCATTTGCCCCAATTACGCCATAGCAATTACCAGGAGTAAATTTCAAGTTTACATCTTCATAAAGTGTTCGACCACCAAATTTAAGACTTAAGTCGGATACTGTAATCAATCGTCATACCTCACTTTTAAAATATAAAATAATGTATAAGTATACTAAAAAAGCAGTCCCCAATAAATAGGAAAACTGCTTTTTTAATGATAATTAAAACTTCTTGAAACTATCCAACTTTTCCTGGGTAATATCACGGATAATTGCAGTAGCCAAATCTACAGAAGCCTTGAAGTCCTTATAGCTACTGAAGCAATATGGTGAGTGTTCATAACGAACTGGGATACCGATAACAATAGTTGGTGCACCGTTTTCGTAGTAAATTGCGGCACCATCTTGTCCACCACCGGTTCTAACTGAACGAGTGTATGGAATGTTGTTCTTGTCAGCTAGGTCGCAAGCATATTGTTGGAACTTAGGATTTGGCAAGAAAGTAGTATCCATATCACGTAACATTGGTCCCCGCTTTAAACCAGTTTGAGAAAGCCAGTCCGGAGTAAAAGTATCATCTGCTGGACAGCTTTCAAGCACAATACATAGATCTGGCTTAACTTTTCTAGCAGTTACGTAAGCTCCGCGAAGCCCTACTTCCTCTTGACTAGACAAGGCTGCCACAACATCAAAGTTAGTTTCTTCATCCTTTAAATTATCCAAAACATCAATCATTGCTCCAGCACCGAAACGATCATCGAAGTCTTTACCAAAGAATAACCCTGATTTTTCATGATATTCACACTTAACATCGACAAAGATTGGACAGCCCGTATCGATCTTATAATCATTAATGGTTTCTTCGCGGCTACTTGAACCAACATCAATTGACATATCTGCTACATCAGGGACATTATTTCTTTCAGCAACAGTCATAAAATGTGGTGGTTTAGTAGCTACAACGCCAGGGATATATTCACCATCACGATTTCTCACCTTCACTTTTAGAGCAGGAATGTTGTATTTTACCCAACCACCAAGTGGCACAAATTTAATTAAACCATTTGGACGAACAGCTTGAGTAATAAAACCAACAGCATCTGAGTGTGCATCAAGTTGAATTACTGGGCGATTGCCTTTATTTTCCTTCTTTGCTGCATATACATTCAGCATCCCGTCAGTCTCAATATTGGCAGTTTTTTCTGCGTAGCTAATAAAAAGTTTAACGAATTCTTCTTCAAAGCCAGATGTAGCATTAGCATCTGAAAAATCTTTAAGCATCTCAATTTCTTGTGCTTTTTCCATCTTTTTCTCCTTTATCGATCATTTGTATTTATTATCTCAAAGTTTAATTAAAGTAGCTAAAAAGATAATTAATGGAATAGTAGCTACCGCACTTAATGTAGAAAGACACATCAACTTAGTTGGAAACTTTACATCATAGTCACTAATCAAACTAAATAAAACGACAACACCAGCTACAGGACAGGCAGCCATAATTAACATAGTTATTTTAGCAGTATAACTAAGTGGCATTAAAAGTAATATTCCTAAAATAAGTAATGGAAAGATGATATTTCTAACTAAAACGCCGCTCCAGGCCAAGCGATCATGCCAATCATTTTTCAAATCAATCGCACCTAAATTTGTACCAATGACGATCATACTTAATGGCGTATTAATATCGGCAATATAATTCATTGGAGTTGCAATCAAATCTGGAATCTTAAATTGAGTTACAAACAAAAGCAATCCAATCACTGCAGCAATAATATTGGGATTAAGAACAGCTTGACGTACCTGCTGATCAAAAGAATGATGCTTATCTTGAAACATGCTGATGCCATGCGTCCACATAAAAATATTGTAGACGATTAAATATGGGACAGCGAAGAATACGCCGTTAGTACCTAAAATTGCCTGTACAAGCGGAATCCCCATAAAACCTGCGTTAGTATAGGTACCTGCATAACGCAAAATCGTTCTTTTTTGCTCATCTGCCACAGTCTTTTTATTAAAAATACCAGCACTAAGTAAAATTTTAAAGATGAATAAAAATGCAACCAGAGCAAAAAGCACACCAAATCCCACTAATCTTGCATATGTAAATTTTTGTTTAAAAGAATTGATAATTAAACACGGGGAAACAATATAAAGTAATAAATTAGTTAAATCCTTGGCCGTTTGTGTGTGAATGAATTCAACTTTATAACATAGCCAGCCGATCGTCATTAGGATAAACATAATAATGACC contains these protein-coding regions:
- a CDS encoding M42 family metallopeptidase, with the protein product MEKAQEIEMLKDFSDANATSGFEEEFVKLFISYAEKTANIETDGMLNVYAAKKENKGNRPVIQLDAHSDAVGFITQAVRPNGLIKFVPLGGWVKYNIPALKVKVRNRDGEYIPGVVATKPPHFMTVAERNNVPDVADMSIDVGSSSREETINDYKIDTGCPIFVDVKCEYHEKSGLFFGKDFDDRFGAGAMIDVLDNLKDEETNFDVVAALSSQEEVGLRGAYVTARKVKPDLCIVLESCPADDTFTPDWLSQTGLKRGPMLRDMDTTFLPNPKFQQYACDLADKNNIPYTRSVRTGGGQDGAAIYYENGAPTIVIGIPVRYEHSPYCFSSYKDFKASVDLATAIIRDITQEKLDSFKKF
- a CDS encoding AEC family transporter; this encodes MFILMTIGWLCYKVEFIHTQTAKDLTNLLLYIVSPCLIINSFKQKFTYARLVGFGVLFALVAFLFIFKILLSAGIFNKKTVADEQKRTILRYAGTYTNAGFMGIPLVQAILGTNGVFFAVPYLIVYNIFMWTHGISMFQDKHHSFDQQVRQAVLNPNIIAAVIGLLLFVTQFKIPDLIATPMNYIADINTPLSMIVIGTNLGAIDLKNDWHDRLAWSGVLVRNIIFPLLILGILLLMPLSYTAKITMLIMAACPVAGVVVLFSLISDYDVKFPTKLMCLSTLSAVATIPLIIFLATLIKL
- a CDS encoding transporter substrate-binding domain-containing protein, yielding MRKKYFLSTFLIALLAITLSACGQNKNQSIYQTVKETKSITWGVKADTPLFGSMSIKDGKVRGFEIDLAEALTHKILGKQAKANFVTTTANTKIQLLKNRNVDAVIAAMTITPERKKQVEFSKPYFPAGQSIMVAKNSKINNVKDLNNKRVLIVKGTTSADAVRKFAPKAEILQFDDYGQAFAALKADQGDAFVTDNGILAGILRDNSGYKIAGGTFTNQPYGIAVNKGQNEMMEHINLALTQLEKDGTYNRLVEKWFGNIPGFNVKEIEKY
- a CDS encoding ABC transporter ATP-binding protein — encoded protein: MQTFKILTPYFKRYKKDVFAAMIAIIVSAFATLYQPRLLENIQRAIMADQRQSVIRDGIVLIILGIIAIIAGIFNVYYAARIAQGVTSDLREDTYAKIQSFSFGNIEKFSAGSLTTRLINDMNQIMNMIMQLFMQLLRMPILIVGSFIFCIVIIPRFWWATVVMVILIMGFGTYVLKQMNSLFEKFQQTMGKISGQAQETLQGVRVVKSFNQGPQEIKKFDKTSDRLNNYNIIIGYWFSAIMPAFQLIAYLVITLVVYLIGRSISQHPTDVAVVSPFVNYILTLLWTIMIAGMTMMQFARGNISLGRIKEVLDTEPDVKFVKNGSTKPLKGSVEFDHVSFTYPDGNDETLKDISFKVKPGQMVGIVGATGSGKSTLAQLIARLYDPTKGEIKIGGKNIKDITETALRNTISFVLQRAILFSGTIASNLRQGKEQAKLHELQRAANMAQASEFINRYNDSFEHEVEERSANFSGGQKQRLSIARGLISESPILILDDSTSALDAESEKKVQQALEHELSDTTTFIIAEKIVSVVNADTILVLDDGKLVAQGTHEELLKTSPVYQEIFKTQKGRKGVE
- a CDS encoding MarR family winged helix-turn-helix transcriptional regulator — protein: MKINDTEKLNLAIVHGGRAYNYWDQTHGMTSYLTMILYELTIRKRLTQKQLVDMTDLPKQSINKGIKQLSAAGYLTMTVDPEDKRVRFCELTADGRKFAHKKLQSLFEIEEKTAQKMGKEKMKQLTALNEEWSNTFWHFLLNEERSN
- a CDS encoding ABC-F family ATP-binding cassette domain-containing protein; the encoded protein is MITVSDLSLKFGGRTLYEDVNLKFTPGNCYGVIGANGAGKSTFLKLLEGKLDPTTGSISIDPNERMSSLNQDHFAFDDFTVMDTVIQGHKELYQVMKEKDALYAKPDFGDEDGVKAAELESKFAELDGWNAEADASKLLQSLGIPEDEHQVLMKELPESEKVKVLLAQALFGNPDILLLDEPTNGLDVHTVEWLENFLADYPNIVIVVSHDRHFLNQVCTEMCDVDRGKIQLYVGNYDFWYESSKLANELAANQNAKKEEKIKQLQEFIARFSANASKSRQATSRKKQLDKITLDDIKPSSRKYPFVKFEMHRDLGNDLVKVENVSYSVDGEKILDNVSFIVRPGDKVAFLSRNSLAATALLDIIAGKIEPDTGSVTWGQTTAFNYMSRDLNANFNNDDLTILDWLRQYATKEQDDNTFLRGFLGRMLFSGEEIEKKIKVLSGGEKVRCQLSRMMLEPANVLIMDDPTNHLDLESITALNDALVSHPGSILFTSHDHEFIQTIANHIIEVGPRGIVSRQDTTYDEFLDKSSIQEQVEKIYN